The Bos taurus isolate L1 Dominette 01449 registration number 42190680 breed Hereford chromosome 13, ARS-UCD2.0, whole genome shotgun sequence genome contains a region encoding:
- the CBLN4 gene encoding cerebellin-4 precursor: protein MGPRRRAPAALPALLLALALPGLRVWAQNDTEPIVLEGKCLVVCDSNPATDSKGSSSSPLGISVRAANSKVAFSAVRSTNHEPSEMSNKTRIIYFDQILVNVGNFFTLESVFVAPRKGIYSFSFHVIKVYQSQTIQVNLMLNGKPVISAFAGDKDVTREAATNGVLLYLDKEDKVYLKLEKGNLVGGWQYSTFSGFLVFPL from the exons ATGGGCCCCCGGCGCCGGGCGCCGGCCGCGCTGCCGGCCCTGCTGCTAGCCCTCGCCCTGCCGGGGCTGCGCGTCTGGGCGCAGAATGACACAGAGCCCATCGTGCTGGAGGGCAAGTGCCTCGTGGTGTGCGACTCGAACCCGGCCACGGACTCCAAGGGCTCCTCCTCCTCGCCCCTGGGGATCTCGGTCCGGGCAGCCAACTCCAAGGTCGCCTTCTCGGCTGTGCGCAGCACCAACCACGAGCCGTCCGAGATGAGCAACAAGACGCGCATCATTTACTTCGACCAG ATTCTAGTAAACGTGGGTAATTTTTTCACCCTGGAGTCTGTCTTTGTAGCACCCAGAAAAGGAATTTACAGTTTCAGCTTTCACGTAATTAAAGTGTACCAGAGCCAAACGATACAG GTTAACCTGATGTTAAACGGAAAACCAGTCATATCTGCCTTCGCTGGGGATAAAGACGTGACACGCGAGGCCGCCACGAACGGGGTCCTGCTCTACCTGGATAAGGAGGATAAGGTTTACCTAAAACTGGAGAAAGGTAACTTGGTCGGAGGCTGGCAGTACTCCACGTTCTCTGGCTTCCTGGTGTTCCCCCTATAG